The Arachis ipaensis cultivar K30076 chromosome B10, Araip1.1, whole genome shotgun sequence DNA window tatataaatgaattgtgaagaaaaaaatgaattgtGAAGGAAAAAAATGAATTGTGTTGGAAAAAATAAGtataaatttttttcctttttgtatttgTGCAGATTAATAAGTATGAAAAAGAATTTTAGAATTATTGttgagaaggaaaaaaaaaaatgaattgaaaagataaagaaaaagagaagagagaaaagaggggGGGGGGGGGGNNNNNNNNNNNNNNNNNNNNNGTACACTCGTACACTCTGTATAATACGTTATATGTAGGGATTGAATTTGATAGTTTTAagttgtacaagatgtctctggtacgggttgagagatggatcggaaACCTGCGGGTCGAGGCGGATGCCGGATCGCTTGACTGGGGCGATGGGGGGTGGTACccaacgctcaagtcagaatggatctgagaggtagaaagtgtgtagaatgaatgaatacctggagagACTTtgagtcctctatttataggtgatggagaatatcttatcttatcttgtttggctaaggtttttaaaatttatatttgaaaataaaccatttttatttaaaatagaaacaaagaaaaaagttGTTCCTTTTTTTTCAAATTCTGATACtaaatagtcaccaaaaaaaattctGATACTAAATACAATTTgtcagaagaagaagaggaaggaatagaagaagcatttgaagaagaagaagaagaaaatgatgtTAATGTTGtggaaaataaaaacacagaAATATTGGAAGTGGGTTTGGTCTACtacaagagaaaagagaagaaagataTACTTTCACATTTATATTTGCATTCTAAGATAATAATAACTTGAATATTATGGTTTATAAATGAAATACCTTTTGTAGAAAGATATTTTCTTCAATACATAGCTGTTAATGAGTTACTTATCAAACATTCAGGCAATAACAAAATTTCATACTCTCTTAAACTTATAAGAATGATAAAGTAAACTTGTAATATTTGAGAATACTTAAACTTATAATGTTGCTTCTCCTGGTTTATATCTTCAAAATCTTATATATTAAGGTATATAGTGTGCAAGAAGATTCATGACATCTCTCACATCTTTTACAAGTGTTTCTTAACCACGAGGAATTTATATGTTCCAAAAGATGtctctttattaaaaaaaaaaacacgattTCTTATAATATTGTACATAATAtcgttatatatataatatatttcaaATTTCACCCAAATAAATAAAGAATTTTGTTAACAGTTACCTAGGTTTGGTCACTGATCAAAGAGTTGACTTTTTGctccgcggacattttcgtcccttaccattgaaaaatacttttaagttcctgaccttcacaaaacttaggCAGATCAATCCTTGacagaggcatttggacggatcagtcacTGATGGAggtatttggacggagggactgatccgtccaaattttgtaaagatcaggaacttaaaagtatttttcaatggtcgaggacgaaaatgtctgcgaaacaaaaggtcagggacctatttgtccttttctctaaaatctattttctttgtttgtagctgtcctttattctaaatgtttttttttttattttttatttttatatttctatttctatttGTCTCTGTACTTTCATCTTGGGATTCAAATCAAATGAAGCCAAAATCGTGTgttgaaaatattaaattttgcTGAAGACGGAAATATACACAGAAAAACGTACAAAAGTGCAATGTATCATTAGGTTTccaaaaaatatgattttttaatgaattttttattttcatattaaatgatgTCTTACTAATTTTAGTTGTTGGGTTTTCGCTGCAAGTGTTATCATAAATTTATTAACCGAGCAGATTCTTATAGAAAATATACAGAATTAAATTTTTCATTGTATTTGTTAGGTCTAATTAAAAAGATATGCATTAACTAAAGTATCTTTTTGcaaatattttaaaaagctttaataaaaacaaatataattCAATAGTTTCAAATTGTCATACACATTGCACAAGTGGAAATAATAATTACTCAAAGAAAAAATTGCAAGTATATATAGCAAAACAAACATATTAGTTTTAAGACGCATGCATATAAAGCAAACACACTCCTAGAAATCAGAAACGGATACCCTTGAAGATAGGATTGTAGAAAATGACTCGGTCTCTCACCATAAATCTATCTGGTATGTTTCTTTGTTGATTCTTTCGAAAAGATGTGTAAATTAAAATGAGCAAAGGCTTGCAACGAAATTCATCAAAATTATAGAAAAGATGATGTCATCATCAAGCCAACCTTCAAAAAAGTCTGTACGTAATAGTGGAGTATCAGAATCGAGTAGTTCCCAAGGAGCGCGCAACTCTGGAGGACCAACTGTGAAGTTTGCAAGGCGAACTTCAAGTGGGAAATATGTAACATTGTCAAGAGAAGACATTGACATGTCTGGAGACATGTCAGGAGACTATATGAATTATACTGTTCATATTCCTCCTACCCCTGATAATCAACCCATGGACTCATCAGTCGCTATGAAAGCCGAAGAACAATATGTTTCCAATTCTTTATTTACTGGAGGATTCAATAGCGTAACTAGAGCCCACTTAATGGACAAGGTGATTGATTCTGAGGTGAGCCACCCCCAAATGGCAGGCGCCAAAGGCTCTGCTTGCTCAATGCCTGCCTGTGATGGCAAGGTTATGAAGGATGAAAGAGGAAATGATGTAATCCCATGTGAGTGTAGGTATGACTTCAATTAAATATAACACCTAATTCCATATTAAAAGTATTATTACTTGGAAGAAATAATCCAATTGATTTTTATACAATTTTATGAACCAACCCAGGTTCAAGATTTGCAGAGACTGCTTTTTGGATGCACAAAAAGAAAGTGGCTTATGCCCTGGTTGTAAAGAGCCATATAGAGTGGGTGAATATGACGACGATGTAGATTATTCTAATAGAGCATTGCCGTTACCTGCACCAGATGGGTCTAAGCGGGATGCAAACAACATGTCTGTCATGAAAAGGAATCAAAATGGAGAATTTGACCATAATCGGTGGCTATTTGAGACCAAAGGTACCTATGGTGTTGGAAATGCGTATTGGCCTCAGGAAGATCATATGTAtggtggtgatggtgatggtggtaTGCAAGGAGGAATGATAGATCCATCAGACAAACCATGGAAGCCTTTAAGTAGAATAATACCAATTCCAACTGCTATCTTGAGTCCTTATAGGTTATTATTATTCATCATCATAACAAACTACATGCACATTATAGTATATTAATTAGTTGATGATTTGAATATACTTTATTGATGTTGTTGACAGGTTGCTAATTTTTGTTCGATTAATAGTATTGGGATTCTTTTTACATTGGAGAATAGCACATCCAAATCAAGATGCATTATGGTTGTGGTTTATGTCAATTATTTGTGAGACATGGTTTGCTTTTTCTTGGATACTTGATCAAATTCCCAAGTTTTCCCCCATTAACCGTTCCACTGACCTTGAAGTCCTTCATGAGAAATTTGATGCTCCATCCCCTTCCAATCCTACAGGGAGATCAGATTTACCGGGTGTTGACTTTTTTGTATCCACTGCTGATCCTGATAAAGAGCCACCTCTGGTGACTGCCAATACAATTCTTTCCATATTAGCAGTTGATTATCCGGTGGAAAAGCTTTCATGTTATGTTTCTGACGATGGAGGTGCCCTATTGACTTTTGAAGCCATGGCTGAGGCTGCTAGCTTTGCCGACTTATGGGTTCCTTTTTGCAGAAAACATCAAATTGAGCCCAGGAATCCAGAGAGTTACTTCAACTTAAAAGTTGACCCCACAAAGAACAAAAGCAGATCAGATTTTGTGAAGGACAGAAGAAGGGTCAAAAGAGAATATGATGAGTTCAAAGTGCGCATCAATGGGCTTCCAGATTCTATTAGGAGAAGATCAGATGCCTTCAATGCACGAGAGGAAATGAAGATGATGAAACACATGAAAGAGAGTGGTGCCGACCCTTCTGAACCAATTAAAGTGTTGAAGGCAACATGGATGGCTGATGGTACCCATTGGCCTGGCACTTGGGCTTCTCCTTCTAGGGAGCATGCAAAAGGTGATCATGCTGGAATACTTCAGGTGATGTTGAAGCCGCCAAGTCCTGATCCATTGTTAGGAAGTGCAGATGACAAGATCATAGACTTTGCAGAAGTAGATATACGATTACCAATGTTTGTGTATGTATCTCGAGAGAAACGCCCGGGTTACGATCACAACAAGAAAGCAGGTGCCATGAATGCACTAGTTCGAGCATCCGCGATTCTGTCGAATGGGCCATTCATTCTGAACCTTGACTGTGACCATTACATCT harbors:
- the LOC107621883 gene encoding cellulose synthase-like protein D4, with translation MMSSSSQPSKKSVRNSGVSESSSSQGARNSGGPTVKFARRTSSGKYVTLSREDIDMSGDMSGDYMNYTVHIPPTPDNQPMDSSVAMKAEEQYVSNSLFTGGFNSVTRAHLMDKVIDSEVSHPQMAGAKGSACSMPACDGKVMKDERGNDVIPCECRFKICRDCFLDAQKESGLCPGCKEPYRVGEYDDDVDYSNRALPLPAPDGSKRDANNMSVMKRNQNGEFDHNRWLFETKGTYGVGNAYWPQEDHMYGGDGDGGMQGGMIDPSDKPWKPLSRIIPIPTAILSPYRLLIFVRLIVLGFFLHWRIAHPNQDALWLWFMSIICETWFAFSWILDQIPKFSPINRSTDLEVLHEKFDAPSPSNPTGRSDLPGVDFFVSTADPDKEPPLVTANTILSILAVDYPVEKLSCYVSDDGGALLTFEAMAEAASFADLWVPFCRKHQIEPRNPESYFNLKVDPTKNKSRSDFVKDRRRVKREYDEFKVRINGLPDSIRRRSDAFNAREEMKMMKHMKESGADPSEPIKVLKATWMADGTHWPGTWASPSREHAKGDHAGILQVMLKPPSPDPLLGSADDKIIDFAEVDIRLPMFVYVSREKRPGYDHNKKAGAMNALVRASAILSNGPFILNLDCDHYIYNCKAVREGMCFMMDRGGENICYIQFPQRFEGIDPSDRYANHNTVFFDGNMRALDGLQGPVYVGTGCMFRRFALYGFNPPLVDQVNPKKGEGESEMQALSASEFDRDLDMNLLPKRFGNSTMLSESIPIAEFQGRPLADHPAVKYGRPPGALRVPRDPLDATTVAEAVSVISCWYEDKTEWGDRVGWIYGSVTEDVVTGYRMHNRGWRSVYCVTKRDSFRGSAPINLTDRLHQVLRWATGSVEIFFSKNNAILASRRLNFLQRLAYLNVGIYPFTSVFLIVYCFLPALSLFSGFFIVQTLSIAFLIYLLTITICLVLLAILEVKWSGVELEQWWRNEQFWLISGTSAHFAAVVQGLLKVIAGIEINFTLTSKSAAEDDEDIYADLYIVKWSSLMIPPIVIAMVNIIAIVVAFSRTIFSVYPDWSKFIGGAFFSFWVLAHLYPFAKGLMGRRGKTPTIVYVWAGLVAITISLLWIAISPPKGGAKGVKTEFQFP